The Synechococcus sp. RS9916 DNA segment CAGCCAACGGGCGAGGCCGGCGGTGATTGACTCGCCCCCCAGCAGAAAGAACACCGCCAGCACCAGCACGATCACGATGTTGATCGTGGTGCCGAGGGTCGCACCAAGAATGCCGAGCAGGCGCTGGCTCAATTGACTGGCCACCTGGCTGATGCGGGTGAGGAGATCACTGCTGAGATCACCAAAATCACTGGGCAGCCCCCGCTGCAACGCCCATTCCTGCACCCGATTGATCCACCCCTCGGCCGCTTCAAGCCAGCTGGGCAAGGCATTGATCAGCTGCACCAGCTGATCAATCAACAGCGGAACCAAGGTGAAGCCAGCGAGAACCAAGGTCCCCACGGTGAGCAGCGCCACCACCAAAATCGCCAACCAACGGGGAAGACCACGACGCGTCAGCCACCGCCTGGGAATGTCCAGCAGGAAGGCGATCAGGGCTGACGTGAGGAACAGGCCGGGGAAGGGGGCCAGAGGCAGCAACAGCTGCCGGCAGACGTAGAGATTGAGGGTGAAGAGTGGCAGGGCCAATGCCCAACGCAGCCAGATGGGCCAGGCCATGGAACCATGAAGAGTGACTCCATTGTGGGGAGCTTTTCAAGGCACCAGCCGGCAGGCTGCGATCAGCGCCCCGGCATGCGCTCCAGATAGGCAGTGGCGCCAAGATCCACCAGCCGCGCGTCCTTGGCCACGACCGTGTCGTGCAGGGTCTGGCGATAGGCCTCCAACCGTGCCGCCAGAGACGCATCCGCCACCGCCAGGATCTGGGCAGCCAGCAGACCGGCATTGAGTCCACCCCCAATCGCCACCGTGGCCACAGGGATGCCACCAGGCATCTGCACGATGGAATGCAGTGAATCCACCCCGGACAGTGCCCGACTCTTCACCGGCACCCCGATCACGGGCAGGGTGGTGAGGGAGGCGACCATGCCGGGGAGATGGGCCGCACCACCAGCGCCCGCCACGATCACACCAAAGCCCTGATCGCGGGCCTGCTGGGCGAAGGCCACCATCTCAAGCGGAGTGCGATGGGCGGAGAGCACCCGCACCTCCACCGCCACCCCAAGATCCTGCAGGGCCTGCACCGCCGGGTGCATGGTGGGCAGGTCGGAATCGCTGCCCATAATCACCGCCACCCTGGGCTGATGCGATGGCGTGGATGCGGGGGATGCGGTCACGGCTCTGACAGGGCGAAGGCGAACTGGCGAGACTGACATCGTCCCGCACCGACTCGACCGGTCACCTGCCATGCGTCGGATCATCAACATCCGCCTTCCGCGCCGCCCCAATGGCACCGGAGCGGAACCGTCGGAGCACTGGTCAGCCCTGGTGGATGACGAGGGGCGCCTTCAGGCCCTGACGCCGATGCGAGAGGAGGCCTCGATGGCGGGCGAAAACTGGCAAGGGGATTGGCTCAGCCCGATGGGAGTCGATCTGCAAATCAACGGTGGCCTCGGTCTGGCGTTCCCCGAACTGCAGGAACGCGACCTACCGCGACTGCTGGAGTTGCTCGACCTGCTCTGGGAGGACGGCGTGGACGCGATCAGCCCCACCCTGGTCACCTGTGGGATTGCGCCCCTGCGCCAGGCCTTAGCCGTGCTGCGAGCAGCCCGGTCTCACCATCAGCCCCGACGCTGTCGCCTGCTCGGGGCCCACCTCGAAGGACCGTTTCTCGCTGACGCTCGCCGCGGAGCTCACCCCCGGGAGCATCTGTGCGTGCCCAGAGTGGAGGCGCTCAACGCCCGCATCAGCGGCTTCGAGCACGACATCGCCCTGGTCACCCTGGCACCGGAGCTGGAGGGCGCTGGAGAGGTTATCCAACGCCTGAGGGAGTTGGGCATCACCGTGGCCCTCGGCCATAGCGCTGCCACTGCCGAACAAGCCAGCCAGGCCTTTGAAGCGGGGGTGAGCATGCTCACCCATGCCTTCAACGCCATGCCGGGTCTGCATCACCGCGCCCCAGGGCCATTGGCGGAAGCGTGCCGATCAGAAAAAGTCGCCCTCGGCCTGATTGCCGACGGCGTGCATGTGCACCCAACCATGGCCGTGCTGCTGCAGAAGCTGGCCGGCGACCAGCTAGTGGTGGTGAGCGATGCCCTCGCCCCCTACGGCCTGGCGGACGGGGAGCACCGCTGGGATGAGCGGGTGCTGCTGGTGGAGAAGGGCACCTGCCGTTTGGACGACGGCACCCTGGCGGGCGTGACCCTGCCCCAGCTGGAAGGAGCCAGCCGTCTGGCCTCCTGGGGGCAGCGCCCGGAGGCATCGATCTGGGCCGCCACCATGGCCCCCAGGGAGGTGATCACTCCCGACATCAACCTTGATGCGGCCAATCAGCTGCTGGGCTGCCGGCTAGAGGCACTGCTGCGCTGGCGCTGGGATCAGGACCAGAGTCGGCTCCATTGGCAGCACGCTGCCTAGGATCCCGCCGATTCGCCCCCACCCCTGCCCATGGCTCCCGAGCAGCTGCTGAACGACAAGCAGACCGAAAAGCAGGAGGTGAAGGGATACTTCGAGACCACCGGCTTCGATCGCTGGAACCGCATCTACAGCGAAAGCGACGATGTGAACAAGGTGCAGCGCAACATCCGCATCGGCCACCAGAAAACCGTGGATGAAGTGCTGACCTGGATCAAGGAGAGTGGCGAACTCAACGCTGTGAGCTTCTGTGATGCCGGCTGCGGCGTGGGCAGCCTCAGCCTGCCCCTGGCCGCAGCGGGGGCAGGATCCATCACCGCCAGCGACATCTCCGAAGCGATGGCCCAAGAGGCCGACCGTCGTGCCCGCGACGCCGGGCTGGACATGGGCAAACTCAGCTTCAGCGCCTCAGATCTGGAAAGCATCAGCGGTTCCTTCCACACCGTTTGCTGCCTGGATGTGTTCATCCATTACCCCCAGCCCGCGGCAGAGGAGATGGTGAAGCACCTTTGCAGCCTCACCGAAGAGCGCCTGATCGTGAGCTTCGCCCCATACACCCCGCTCCTGGCACTGCTCAAGGGAATCGGCCAGCTGTTCCCGGGCCCCAGCAAAACCACCCGGGCCTACACCCTCAAGGAAGCCGGCATCATCAAAGCCGCTGAAGCCTGTGGCTTCAAGCTGGTGCGCCGCAGCCTGAACCAGGCCCCCTTCTACTTCTCGCGACTGATCGAGTTCCGCAAGGCCTGAGGTTGAGGCCACCCAACGGTGGATTCACTCAACGCAGGCTCAGCGGACGCACGCGTCCCCCTCGCATCACCCCGAGCTGAATCGGCCGTGGCGGTCCACTCCGCGGCAAGGTCACCTCAACCCACAGGGGATCGGATGGCGAACGGCGCGAGGGATCTTTGACATCAGGAGGCATAAACAAGGCCAGGGGCTCGCTCAACTCCACGAGGGGTTGCCCATCCCGACGGATCACAGCACCGGTATGGCGCTCACCATCGCCATTGTTTTCGGCCACCAGCCGGTCACCTTGCGCCTGAAGGATCACAGACTGCGTCGTGGATCCAGAGGTCTCGACGCCCGACAGCGGCACACGCAAACGCAGGCTGACGTAACGCCCGCGAATGGGGAGGTTGGGATCCACCGGTTGCGCCAGCGCCCAAAGCCGCGGTGCGGTGAGGCGCTCGATCCAGAAGGTCAAGCCAACCAGCAGCAACAGGCCGGCTTGAAACAGCGCCAAAACCACACCAGCACGCCGCGTCGTCATGGCTGGGACTCCTTCTGTACAGGCAACAGTGAGCAACGCAAACGGTTCAACCCCCAGCCGCCAGCCAGGAACAGCAAACCCAAACCGAGCAGGCTCAACGAGCGTTCCAAGCGCCCCATCACTTCAGCGATGTAAAAGCCCATCAAGGTGATGGCAAACAAGGCGGTGCCGAAATTGATGCGTTCAGCACGGGCCTCCGCCGTCCCCCAAGCCATCAGCCCCATGGCACCAAGCCCCCACCACAGAAAACTGAGCGCTGTAGGCGCCTGACCTTGCACCTGCAGATCCACCAGGGTCCAGACCAATGCCACGGCCAACGGCCAGGCCCGATGACGGCGCAACAGCCAGGCCAGCAGCATGGGCAGCCCCAACAGCAGCCCCCAAGCCAACAGCATCGGCCAGGTCAACGGCAGTGGGCGTGGTGGTGGTGACGACGCTGCCATCGCCAACACAATCAACCCGGGAGGCAACAAGAGGCCCCCCACCCAGAGCAGCACGCGCTGAACAGGGTCAGCAACAGGGAGCATCGGCGCCGTGAAATAGGTGAGGGCCAACAACACACTGCTCACCACCCAGGGAACCCCGGCCCAGGAACTGAAATCCGGATCGAACCGTTCCAGCTCCAAGGCCAGCAGTGCCCCCAACCAGCCTGGCAACAGCAAACTGAGCAGCACCAGCTGCGGCCCCTGACGCAACAACCACCAACCGGCCGCCGCCGCCAAGGACCAGAGCAGGAGTCCCCAGCGGAGCGACCAAGTGACCTCGAGGTTGAAGATTTGCGCGCAAAGGAACACCCCTGCCCCCAGGCTGATCGTTCCAACCGCATGCAGCCCCTTCGACATCACGGGCAAACGCTGCGCAAACCAATGACCACCGAGATGCAGCGCCACGGTGCACAACCACAGCAATCCAAACCGGCTGAGTGGTGAAAGCTGATCCCAATGGGCAGCGACAAACAGCAGCACACCCGCCGCAAGCAGCAGCGAGCCCACCAACACCAACAGCCGCACTGGCCAGCTCAGCGCAGGCTGAGTCCTCGCCGGTTGACCGTCCAAGCGCTCCTGTTCCCAGGCCACGATCGACGCCGCAGCAGCGTCATCAATCAGACCTGCATCGCGCCAACGTTGCAGGTGACGATCCCAGGACGGGAGGGACTGAGGCGAAGGCTCCACGGGATCAACGGTTCAAGGTCACCTGGGGGACAAGACGCGCCTCCAGCAGCGGTGGGTCGCCAGCCTTCAGTTGCGCTGAACCCACCAAACCCGCAAATTGCCCGCCTTGCCCCTGCACCGTCAGCGGATGGGCCCCAGGAAAGAGGGTTTGCACGGCGATGTCTTGGGAGCCGCTGCGAACCATTGAGGACAGATCCCCATCCTTGATCTTGATGGTGCCCATGGCCATCAGTCGCAAATTGCCATCCGGCAGCATCACCGTTCCCTGCAGATCCGTGAGGAACTGCACGTGACCTTCACCAATCTCGCGACGCTCAACAAGCTGCTCAGCGCCGTAGAAACTCCCCGTGGGATTGGTGCAAGACGGCGTGGCGTTGTCCAGCACCGGCGCCACCTTGACCACATAGGTGATGCGATCCCCCACGCTCACGACTGCATCGTTGTTGTGATCAAACAACTGGCCGCTTTTGATGCTGCAGAACGCCAGTTGCAACGCCTGCGTTGCGTCTTGTTGCCGATCACTCTTGGCGTTGGGCATCAGTCCGCACCCAGCGACCAGCAGCAGGAGAGCAGCAGCGGAACCAGCAACGGGGCAGCGCACGGAAAAGATCAGCCGTTACCGCCCATGCTGGCAACGGTGTCGTGAAGGCTGGGTTAAGTCGCTGTGAGGAATGCAGCGGGTAACGGCGCCTCAAGGGCCAAGCCATCTGAACCCCGACTCGGCAGCTTCTCCAAACGCCAGGCATGCAACCAATACCCCCCATCGCCGGGAGTGGCAGAGGGGGCCAGGCGACGGCCCCGCAGGTAGAGCGGATCGCCCAGCAGAGGGCTGCCCAGCTGAGCGAGATGAATGCGGATCTGATGGGGTCGACCGGTGGTGATGGCCACCTGAAGCCGGTCGCCCTGCTCGCCTCGCTGCAGCAAGGTCAGCTCGGAGTGGGCATTGCGTCGCCGGCGCACGGGGGTCGCGTCGCCCCGAGCGTCATCGGGAGGCTCGGGTCCCCAGACCCACCCCAGCAGGGGATGGGGCCGTTCCACCACATCGGTGCAGACCTCAACAGACGCCTCCAGATCCAGCCCCTCCACCCGCTGGCTCCAGGCTTGATAAAGCTTGCGGCACCCTCCCTGGGGCCGGAAGTGGGCAGAGAGAGCAGCCCTGGTCTCCGGCCGGCGCGCGCACACCTGAAGCCCCGAGGTGAATCGACCAAGACGGTGAACGGGCTTGGGAGCCAGAGACTCCCCCCGCTCCCGGCTGCGCTGCTCCAGCAAGGCCGTGAGGGTGTGGAGCAGGAATCCGCCACCGGGCATCACCGGCAAGCCGGAGGGTTTGTTGATCACCAGCAGATCACCGTCGTCATGGATCGTCTGCCACTGATCCGGCACCGCCGCTTCCAGCCAGGGGGGGCGGTGCCAACTGATCCGCTCGCCCCGCTCCACCATCACATCCACCTGCAGCAAGTGACCATCCCGCCGCAGCTCACCTGACTCCAGGCGCTGCTTCCACTGCTCAGCTGACGAATGGTTGTAGCGAGCGGCCATCACAGCCGTCAGCCATTGGCCGGCTTCCGATGCAGTGATCGAATCGTGATACGTCCAGCCCTGGTTAAGAGCTTCGGGTCGCCAACCCTCCAAAGCACCCCAAGCGGGGAGGGCCATCAGTCCACCAGATGGTGCTGAAGAGCAAAGCGCACCAACTCGGTGCGACTGGAGGTGCCCGTCTTGATGAACAGGCGGCTCACATACTTCTCGACATTGCGAATGGAGGTTTCCAGCTGCCGGGCGATTTCCTTATTCATCAGCCCCTCAGCCACCAGCTGCAACACACTGGCTTCCCGAGGGGTGAAGCTGAGCTGGGGTGTGTCCGGAGACGCCGCAGCATCTGCTGAACCGGTGAGCATGGAGCGGATTTCACTGATCTGCTTGGCCATCTGCCCCACATCGGCATCCGCAAAGCGGGCCGCCTCAGTCAGCAAGCGATCCTGGCGACGCACCACATTGCGCACCCGAGCCACCAATTCATCGGGATCAAAGGGCTTGGGGATGTAGTCATCGACCCCTGCCAAGTAACCCTGGGTGCGATCAGCCGTCATCCCCTTGGCGGTGAGGAAGATCACGGGGGTGCCACCGAGCCGCTCATCGGCGCGCATCTTCTCCAGCAGGCCATACCCATCGCAACGCGGCATCATCACGTCGCTGATCACCAAATCAGGCATCTGCTGCTGAGCCTTCTCCCATCCATCGAGACCATCCACCGCGGTGGTCACCACAAAGCCCTCATCCTCGAGATAGGCCTGCACAGCCGCGCGCAGACCGGGTTCGTCATCCACCAGCAGCAGCCGCGCTGCCGGCCGGTTGGCGTCATCTGCGCCCTGGAGGTCGGCGTCCACAGGCGGAGTGGCGGTCATGGCCCTTCATGCAGTGCCCAAAATCTAAGAGGGGCGTCTATCAGGGCAGGCGCAACGTCTCCGTGCTCTCCACAAGAAGGGTGGAGTAGCCAAGTTCTTTGGCCTTGCCCGCCAGGGTCACCGGATCGACGCCGGCCTGCTCCGGCACACAGGCCGCCCACCAGACCAGATGATCTTCGCGATTGGCCTCCGTGATCAACCCCCCGGG contains these protein-coding regions:
- a CDS encoding AI-2E family transporter is translated as MAWPIWLRWALALPLFTLNLYVCRQLLLPLAPFPGLFLTSALIAFLLDIPRRWLTRRGLPRWLAILVVALLTVGTLVLAGFTLVPLLIDQLVQLINALPSWLEAAEGWINRVQEWALQRGLPSDFGDLSSDLLTRISQVASQLSQRLLGILGATLGTTINIVIVLVLAVFFLLGGESITAGLARWLPDSWRNLVVSTITRTFRGYFAGQVLLALILSLGQMVVFTVLGIPYGVLFAVLIGFTTLLPYASALTIVAVSALLAVQDPSTGLEILVAAILVGQIVDQVIQPHLMGNLLGLQPAWLLIVLPLGARAGDLFGFGSLLGLLLAVPVASCTKTFVDAWRESFRTEPE
- the purE gene encoding 5-(carboxyamino)imidazole ribonucleotide mutase, with product MTASPASTPSHQPRVAVIMGSDSDLPTMHPAVQALQDLGVAVEVRVLSAHRTPLEMVAFAQQARDQGFGVIVAGAGGAAHLPGMVASLTTLPVIGVPVKSRALSGVDSLHSIVQMPGGIPVATVAIGGGLNAGLLAAQILAVADASLAARLEAYRQTLHDTVVAKDARLVDLGATAYLERMPGR
- the bchM gene encoding magnesium protoporphyrin IX methyltransferase; translation: MAPEQLLNDKQTEKQEVKGYFETTGFDRWNRIYSESDDVNKVQRNIRIGHQKTVDEVLTWIKESGELNAVSFCDAGCGVGSLSLPLAAAGAGSITASDISEAMAQEADRRARDAGLDMGKLSFSASDLESISGSFHTVCCLDVFIHYPQPAAEEMVKHLCSLTEERLIVSFAPYTPLLALLKGIGQLFPGPSKTTRAYTLKEAGIIKAAEACGFKLVRRSLNQAPFYFSRLIEFRKA
- a CDS encoding DUF2157 domain-containing protein encodes the protein MEPSPQSLPSWDRHLQRWRDAGLIDDAAAASIVAWEQERLDGQPARTQPALSWPVRLLVLVGSLLLAAGVLLFVAAHWDQLSPLSRFGLLWLCTVALHLGGHWFAQRLPVMSKGLHAVGTISLGAGVFLCAQIFNLEVTWSLRWGLLLWSLAAAAGWWLLRQGPQLVLLSLLLPGWLGALLALELERFDPDFSSWAGVPWVVSSVLLALTYFTAPMLPVADPVQRVLLWVGGLLLPPGLIVLAMAASSPPPRPLPLTWPMLLAWGLLLGLPMLLAWLLRRHRAWPLAVALVWTLVDLQVQGQAPTALSFLWWGLGAMGLMAWGTAEARAERINFGTALFAITLMGFYIAEVMGRLERSLSLLGLGLLFLAGGWGLNRLRCSLLPVQKESQP
- a CDS encoding pseudouridine synthase, whose amino-acid sequence is MALPAWGALEGWRPEALNQGWTYHDSITASEAGQWLTAVMAARYNHSSAEQWKQRLESGELRRDGHLLQVDVMVERGERISWHRPPWLEAAVPDQWQTIHDDGDLLVINKPSGLPVMPGGGFLLHTLTALLEQRSRERGESLAPKPVHRLGRFTSGLQVCARRPETRAALSAHFRPQGGCRKLYQAWSQRVEGLDLEASVEVCTDVVERPHPLLGWVWGPEPPDDARGDATPVRRRRNAHSELTLLQRGEQGDRLQVAITTGRPHQIRIHLAQLGSPLLGDPLYLRGRRLAPSATPGDGGYWLHAWRLEKLPSRGSDGLALEAPLPAAFLTAT
- a CDS encoding response regulator transcription factor, which translates into the protein MTATPPVDADLQGADDANRPAARLLLVDDEPGLRAAVQAYLEDEGFVVTTAVDGLDGWEKAQQQMPDLVISDVMMPRCDGYGLLEKMRADERLGGTPVIFLTAKGMTADRTQGYLAGVDDYIPKPFDPDELVARVRNVVRRQDRLLTEAARFADADVGQMAKQISEIRSMLTGSADAAASPDTPQLSFTPREASVLQLVAEGLMNKEIARQLETSIRNVEKYVSRLFIKTGTSSRTELVRFALQHHLVD